A part of Salvelinus alpinus chromosome 23, SLU_Salpinus.1, whole genome shotgun sequence genomic DNA contains:
- the LOC139550918 gene encoding period circadian protein homolog 2-like isoform X2, which produces MRTWQISMGIKCLVLNIHTAHCSTLKTQLVSDPGCSSMPRGAFSCSSMAQLHRMSSYGQGGPDLGLASEGSDSIGRKNVRSRSRHNDVEMKSSGSSETESHGHGSHGNESHGNESHGNESTGSSNGNSKDSALLESSGSNKSPSPPSSSNAFSLLSSVQDNPSTSGCSSEESAKAKTQKELLRTAKQLRTAKQLRHLLPADKRNKGNKSSSLNTLKYALRCVKQVEANEEYYQLLMTNDSQPSGLDVSSYTIEEIDSIISEYTLKNNDIFAVAVSLITGNIVYISDQAASILNCKRGIFKDAKFVEFLIPQDVSVFYSFTTRYRLPSWSMCTGAESSRSNCMQEKSFFCRISGGKKCEGDLQYYPFRMNPYLMKVQDKVHSEDQFCCLLLAEKVHSGYEAPRIPSDKRIFTTTHTPSCVFQDVDERAVPLLGYFPQDLIGTPVLLLMHPDDRPVMLAIHKKILQYAGQPFDHSSIRFCTRNGEYVIVDTSWSSFVNPWSRKVSFVIGRHKVRIGPVNEDVFVAPLPALMETMDSEVQEITEQIHRLLLQPVHNTSSSGYSSVGSNDHLAASQVMTSEGSPSRTRIEGESSWAKPQRSFQEICKGIHLQKSQEQQIYQASSSARPETKKSPGKFLQKSPAVVRSKESAAPVAPLSWRDSGVSAGVSGLSLEDSSSRTAVQEEQLAFNDQTVYSYQQISGLYSVIRYLEGYNVPITMKRRCHSSDSTMSSDEDKQKGGDNPMQLSEEIIVDVSVAREEVEGGNQTPGPPANAVSPPSLEREPYKKLGLTKQVLVAHTQKEEQTFLCRFREQRGVQAFQANCSQYLERQKGQGAADALPAVRPCKQAEPAARRSGRNKKTKSKRVKQNESSDSSVSHRRRQPQPRPHLLNQGLNQTSWSPSNTSQSTLLPLAYPTVVSVYPLQLYPGAGTMAGTMPTHPENSLAGFSDSQCNQDPQCPPPNIQPLPFSTPMVTPVVALVLPSCMFPQMGSGAPGQQPFYQAEKAGYPSQSQPFLPQTSLTLPAQGPFPAQPQAFPLLTTFPVPAQPFSFSMPMEAPKPPGETTQSRCSPHGTMGGRDQASSPPLFQSWCSSPLQLNLLQLEETRCSLERQDSMVVVPSVGTQGNNAVNMKGGSVVWQAMEKVKELQQPTFSLTGPMGPLYSNILLVCKLLSWNIVCSRLRCCSDEVGLPGNGNHSDINSSSNDLLDILLHSDSRSGTSSGTSGSMGFSSNGCATSARTSNSGMSSKGGTLGCRTSASGESASGVSGSGTVSNSHTSNNSSNYFGTVDSSQNSCQQVKVHSSGGSGGSVSERWPMEVEESQYDKYVLQDPPWLVTANADDKVMLTYQMPSR; this is translated from the exons atgcgcacctggcagataagcatgggtataaaatgtttggtcctcaacatacacacagctcattgttcaaccctaaagacgcaactg GTTTCAGACCCGGGGTGCAGCTCCATGCCCAGGGGGGCCTTCTCGTGCAGCTCCATGGCCCAGCTCCATCGTATGAGCAGCTACGGCCAGGGTGGTCCAGACCTGGGTCTTGCCTCAGAGGGCAGTGACAGCATCGGGCGTAAGAACGTCCGCTCACGTTCCCGCCACAATGACGTGGAGATGAAGAGCAGTGGATCCAGCGAGACCGAGTCACACGGCCACGGAAGCCATGGAAACGAGAGCCACGGCAACGAGAGTCATGGCAACGAGTCGACAGGTAGCTCCAACGGCAACAGCAAGGACTCCGCCCTCCTGGAGTCGTCTGGGAGTAACAAGAG CCCCTCTCCTCCCAGTAGTTCCAATGCCTTCAGCCTGCTGAGTTCTGTGCAGGACAACCCCTCCACCAGCGGCTGCAGTAGTGAGGAGTCCGCTAAGGCCAAGACCCAGAAGGAGCTGCTCAGGACCGCCAAGCAGCTCAGGACCGCCAAGCAGCTCAGACATCTCCTGCCTGCTGACAAGAGGAACAAAGGCAACAAGTCCAGCTCCCTAAACACCCTGAAATACGCACTGCGCTGCGTCAAACAGGTGGAAG CCAATGAGGAGTACTACCAGCTGCTGATGACCAATGACAGTCAGCCATCAGGCCTGGACGTGTCCTCTTACACCATCGAGGAGATAGACAGCATCATCTCAGAGTACACCCTCAAAAACAAT GACATCTTTGCTGTAGCTGTATCTCTGATCACGGGAAATATCGTCTACATCTCAGACCAGGCCGCCTCCATCCTCAACTGTAAACGGGGCATCTTCAAGGATGCCAAGTTTGTGGAGTTCTTGATTCCCCAGGACGTTAGTGTTTTCTACAGCTTCACCACGCGCTACCGCCTGCCCTCCTGGAGCATGTGCACCGGAGCAG AGTCATCACGGTCGAACTGCATGCAGGAAAAATCGTTCTTCTGTcggatcag TGGGGGTAAGAAGTGTGAGGGGGACCTGCAGTACTACCCATTCCGTATGAACCCCTACCTGATGAAGGTGCAGGATAAGGTCCATTCTGAGGACCAGTTCTGCTGCCTCCTACTGGCTGAGAAGGTGCACTCCGGATACGAGG CTCCCAGAATCCCTAGTGACAAGCGCATcttcaccaccacacacactcctAGCTGTGTGTTCCAGGATGTGGATGAGAG AGCTGTTCCACTTCTTGGGTACTTCCCCCAGGATCTGATTGGCACCCCAGTCCTTCTTCTCATGCATCCCGATGACAGGCCTGTCATGTTGGCCATTCACAAGAAGA TCCTTCAGTACGCTGGCCAGCCGTTCGACCACTCCTCCATTAGGTTCTGCACGCGGAACGGAGAGTACGTCATTGTCGACACCAGCTGGTCCAGCTTCGTCAACCCCTGGAGCCGCAAGGTCTCCTTCGTTATCGGGAGGCACAAAGTCCGCAT AGGCCCGGTGAATGAGGATGTGTTTGTGGCCCCGCTCCCTGCCCTCATGGAGACTATGGACTCTGAAGTCCAGGAGATCACTGAGCAGATCCACAGATTGCTACTACAGCCAGTGCACAACACTAGCTCCAGTGGCTACAGTAGCGTGGGAAGCAACGACCACCTTGCAGCATCTCAGGTGATGACCAGCGAGGGCAGCCCAAGCAGGACACGCATCGAGGGGGAGAGCAGCTGGGCCAAACCT caGAGGTCATTCCAGGAAATCTGTAAAGGTATCCACCTCCAGAAGAGTCAGGAACAGCAGATCTACCAAGCCTCCTCCTCAGCCAGGCCTGAGACCAAGAAGAGCCCTGGCA AGTTCCTCCAGAAGAGTCCAGCTGTGGTGCGTTCCAAGGAATCTGCAGCCCCTGTGGCCCCTCTGAGTTGGAGGGACAGTGGGGTCAGTGCTGGGGTCAGTGGGCTGAGCCtggaggacagcagcagcaggaCTGCAGTACAGGAGGAGCAGCTGGCCTTCAACGACCAAACGGTCTACTCCTACCAACAGATCAGCGGTCTGTACAGCGTCATCAG ATATCTAGAGGGCTATAATGTTCCCATCACTATGAAGAGGAGGTGCCACTCTTCTGACAGCACTATGTCCTCAGATGAGGACAAGCAGAAAGGAGGGGACAATCCCATGCAATTATCTGAAG AGATCATCGTAGATGTATCTGTGGCacgggaggaggtggaggggggcaACCAGACTCCTGGGCCTCCCGCCAATGCTGTTTCACCTCCCAGCCTGGAGAGGGAGCCCTATAAGAAGCTCGGTCTGACCAAGCAGGTCCTAGTAGCCCACACCCAGAAGGAGGAGCAGACCTTTCTGTGTCGCTTCAGGGAGCAGAGGGGAGTCCAGGCCTTCCAGGCCAACTGTTCCCAATACCTGGAGCGCCAGAAGGGACAAGGCGCCGCTGATG CTCTGCCCGCTGTGCGCCCATGCAAACAGGCCGAGCCCGCTGCCCGTCGAAGTGGGCGCAACAAGAAGACCAAGTCTAAGCGGGTGAAACAGAACGAGTCGTCCGACAGTTCCGTGTCTCATAGGAGAAGACAGCCGCAGCCCCGaccccacctcctcaaccaggGCCTCAACCAGACctcctggtccccctccaacaccTCCCAGTCCACTTTGCTGCCCCTGGCTTACCCCACCGTTGTGTCAGTCTACCCCCTCCAGCTCTACCCTGGGGCGGGCACCATGGCTGGCACCATGCCTACTCACCCAGAGAATTCATTGGCAGGCTTCAGTGACAGCCAGTGCAACCAGGATCCCCAGTGCCCGCCACCAAACATCCAGCCCTTGCCCTTCTCTACTCCCATGGTGACCCCCGTGGTGGCTCTGGTTCTCCCCAGCTGCATGTTCCCTCAAATGGGAAGCGGGGCTCCAGGACAGCAGCCTTTCTACCAGGCCGAGAAAGCCGGCTACCCCTCTCAGTCGCAGCCCTTCCTCCCACAGACATCCCTCACCTTAcctgcccagggtcctttcccGGCTCAGCCACAGGCCTTCCCCCTACTGACGACCTTCCCAGTCCCCGCCCAGCCTTTCTCATTCTCCATGCCCATGGAGGCTCCCAAGCCACCTGGGGAAACCACCCAGTCTCGCTGCTCCCCGCATGGGACCATGGGCGGCAGGGACCAAGCGTCCTCCCCTCCACTGTTCCAATCATGGTGCAGCTCGCCCCTGCAGCTCAACCTACTGCAGCTGGAGGAGACGCGGTGCTCCCTGGAGAGACaagacagcatggtggtggtgccCTCCGTTGGCACACAAGGGAATAACGCCGTCAACATGAAGGGGGGGAGCGTGGTCTGGCAAGCCATGGAGAAGGTCAAGGAGCTTCAGCAG CCCACATTCAGTCTGACTGGTCCAATGGGACCCTTGTACTCCAACATACTCCTTGTCTGCAAGCTACTATCATGGAATATAGTGTGCTCTAGGCTGAGGTGTTGCAGTGACGAG GTGGGCTTGCCGGGCAACGGTAACCATAGCGACATCAATTCGTCATCGAATGACCTGCTGGACATCCTGCTCCATTCAGACTCTCGTTCAGGCACCAGCTCAGGCACTTCAGGGTCCATGGGTTTCAGCTCTAATGGCTGCGCAACCTCAGCTAGAACGTCTAACAGCGGAATGTCCAGTAAAGGTGGAACGTTGGGATGTAGAACGTCAGCAAGCGGAGAGTCAGCTAGCGGAGTATCTGGCAGTGGCACAG